A window of Paenibacillus sp. 19GGS1-52 contains these coding sequences:
- a CDS encoding ArpU family phage packaging/lysis transcriptional regulator, with the protein MTAAINKLPSAVKRKLKSAVESELERYRLWKFVMFQEREATITASWSAAPKGFTGSVSDQTGNIAAYNVDEPEHRRQFCERVEQSVSRLPDIERSIITERYMQRTEVFDFVVFNQILDPPMSHVPYD; encoded by the coding sequence ATGACAGCAGCGATCAATAAACTACCGTCGGCGGTTAAGCGGAAGCTCAAATCAGCTGTAGAGTCGGAGCTCGAGCGGTACCGGCTATGGAAATTCGTGATGTTCCAGGAACGCGAAGCTACCATAACCGCATCCTGGTCAGCTGCACCAAAGGGATTCACAGGATCGGTCAGCGACCAGACGGGCAATATTGCGGCGTACAACGTGGATGAGCCAGAACATCGCCGTCAGTTTTGTGAACGGGTAGAACAATCAGTAAGCAGGCTGCCTGACATTGAACGGAGCATTATTACCGAGCGGTACATGCAGCGTACAGAAGTTTTTGACTTCGTGGTGTTCAACCAGATCCTTGACCCGCCAATGAGTCACGTTCCTTATGACTAA
- a CDS encoding helix-turn-helix domain-containing protein — MRNQRARRSTSTVIIQQAPPAAYQMPELMERKPEFDPQQFMQQLGQMVIQQQTQQPRPQTLDVKEAAEYLRISAWSVYDMCRTKSLPFFKIRSRIFFRRHELEKWISENTNQCGMER, encoded by the coding sequence ATGCGTAATCAAAGAGCAAGACGCAGTACATCGACAGTAATTATTCAGCAGGCACCACCTGCAGCCTATCAAATGCCCGAACTCATGGAGCGGAAGCCTGAATTTGACCCTCAGCAGTTTATGCAGCAGCTTGGCCAGATGGTCATACAACAACAGACCCAGCAGCCACGGCCGCAAACATTGGACGTTAAGGAAGCTGCTGAGTATTTAAGGATCTCCGCTTGGTCAGTTTATGACATGTGCAGAACCAAGAGCCTACCATTTTTCAAAATCCGAAGTCGCATCTTCTTTCGCCGGCATGAGCTAGAAAAATGGATCAGCGAGAACACCAACCAGTGCGGTATGGAGAGGTAG
- a CDS encoding replication protein, translated as MADATGKDNFVRVPHWVMDYLMTANLNMTQFRIFNTVVRYTFGYNQLECWLSLEFISQLTKCDKRQVRRELKVLIARGIVIDRTEGRKRFLRINKDLKKSIGDSLDPLIGDSLDLYREDSLDPHIKKELKKKSTKEKYYIDLPIDDHVFLTIYNTEFRRTLNKEHPKITEQQLLHIMHNIELLKEFELTEDEFKEGVGEHFKTLPSKNNGNILAFIPTFMRYFEVPSSEFVEWDKAKE; from the coding sequence ATGGCCGACGCTACAGGAAAAGATAATTTTGTTCGAGTCCCGCATTGGGTGATGGACTATCTCATGACAGCAAATTTGAATATGACCCAATTCCGTATATTCAATACTGTTGTTCGTTACACGTTTGGATACAACCAACTGGAATGCTGGCTATCTCTTGAATTTATATCTCAACTCACTAAATGCGATAAGCGGCAAGTCAGAAGAGAGCTTAAGGTCTTGATCGCGCGTGGAATTGTCATTGATCGAACGGAGGGGAGAAAGAGATTCCTCCGGATTAATAAGGATTTGAAGAAGAGTATAGGGGACTCGTTAGACCCCTTAATAGGGGACTCATTAGACCTCTATAGAGAGGACTCATTAGACCCCCATATAAAGAAAGAACTAAAGAAAAAAAGTACTAAAGAAAAATATTACATCGATTTACCAATCGACGATCACGTATTCCTAACAATTTATAACACTGAATTCAGAAGAACCTTGAATAAGGAACATCCAAAGATTACAGAGCAGCAGTTATTACACATCATGCACAACATAGAGCTGCTTAAAGAATTCGAGTTAACAGAGGATGAATTCAAAGAAGGAGTAGGAGAACATTTTAAAACCTTACCAAGTAAAAATAACGGCAACATATTAGCATTCATTCCAACATTCATGAGGTACTTTGAGGTCCCTTCTTCAGAATTCGTAGAATGGGATAAGGCTAAAGAATAG
- a CDS encoding helix-turn-helix transcriptional regulator translates to MSNTVTLNQNSTRADRSKYLAQVAVSKSRSMISLREARENVRCSIKEAAEAAGITERTLKKWEIDCGRADPFAIGRLCKYYGISMSHIHAGKEEDLLTARREASTMEKKTIRVEDIVTLFKHMGRDTTELENFLEEIRGSWEAETKNAPATGIAKAFVQSHM, encoded by the coding sequence ATGAGTAATACCGTTACACTGAATCAGAATTCAACCCGGGCGGATCGTTCCAAGTATTTAGCTCAGGTAGCAGTATCAAAAAGCCGGAGTATGATTTCTTTGCGGGAAGCACGTGAAAATGTACGGTGTTCAATAAAGGAAGCAGCTGAAGCTGCAGGCATCACAGAACGCACATTAAAGAAATGGGAGATTGATTGTGGGAGAGCCGATCCGTTTGCAATAGGCCGACTTTGTAAATATTACGGCATTTCAATGTCCCATATTCATGCGGGCAAGGAAGAGGACCTGCTGACTGCAAGAAGGGAGGCAAGCACAATGGAAAAGAAGACGATTAGAGTTGAAGATATTGTTACACTCTTCAAGCATATGGGGCGTGACACAACGGAGCTTGAGAACTTTCTTGAAGAAATCAGAGGAAGTTGGGAAGCTGAAACAAAAAATGCCCCCGCTACTGGAATAGCGAAGGCATTCGTTCAATCTCATATGTAA